One window of Enterobacter sp. RHBSTW-00175 genomic DNA carries:
- a CDS encoding ISNCY-like element ISKpn21 family transposase has translation MSAESSGVFTLKEINRIKIIQDVIERRITTRRAAEHLGISDRQCRRLLARYREGGPLGMASRRCGMRGNRQLPPGLADQALELIKTRYADFGPTLAREKLEELHGLFLGKETVRRIMVRAGLWVPRKQRAARIPQPRYRRPCTGELIQIDGCDHDWFEGRGPACTALVYVDDATSKLMELLFVKSESTFSYFEATRRYIDKHGKPLALYSDKAGVFRVNNKHATGGDGHTQFGRAMHELNIQTICAETSPAKGRVERAHLTLQDRLVKELRLQGICSMEAANDFAEAYMADYNRRFGKVPRHDFDVHRAVEHDEDLGLIFTVREKRKVSKSLTIQYDKMLYLIEDSELSRRAIGKYIDVYHYPDGRKELRLNGTLLPYSTYDRLSEIDQGAIVDNKRLGRTLEFISLVQSKRDNTRSQSIPAGDGPSRRRPKQEGKKSQRSLDNDDMLEALKQLQSRSEDIFGKRAR, from the coding sequence ATGAGCGCAGAAAGCTCAGGAGTGTTTACTTTGAAAGAGATCAACCGGATCAAGATTATACAGGACGTCATTGAACGTCGCATCACAACGCGCCGTGCGGCCGAGCACCTCGGTATCAGCGACAGGCAATGCCGCAGACTTCTTGCCCGTTACCGTGAAGGCGGACCGCTTGGTATGGCCAGCAGACGATGTGGCATGCGTGGTAACCGCCAGTTGCCACCCGGGCTCGCAGATCAGGCTCTGGAACTGATCAAGACGCGTTATGCTGATTTCGGTCCGACTCTGGCGCGTGAAAAGCTCGAAGAACTCCACGGACTGTTTCTTGGCAAAGAAACTGTCCGGCGCATCATGGTGCGGGCTGGCTTATGGGTTCCCCGTAAACAACGTGCCGCAAGGATCCCTCAACCACGGTACCGGCGTCCGTGTACTGGTGAGCTGATACAAATAGATGGCTGTGATCACGACTGGTTTGAAGGCCGTGGCCCGGCCTGCACCGCGCTGGTCTATGTTGATGATGCAACCAGCAAACTGATGGAACTGTTGTTTGTTAAATCGGAGTCCACGTTTTCTTACTTCGAAGCCACGCGGCGCTATATCGATAAGCATGGTAAACCGCTGGCACTGTACAGCGATAAAGCCGGTGTTTTTCGTGTTAACAATAAACACGCCACAGGCGGAGACGGGCATACTCAGTTTGGGCGAGCCATGCATGAACTGAACATCCAGACTATCTGTGCAGAAACCAGTCCCGCCAAAGGGCGTGTAGAACGAGCTCACCTCACTTTACAGGATCGTCTGGTCAAAGAGCTGCGGTTACAGGGCATTTGTTCAATGGAGGCTGCAAATGACTTCGCTGAGGCCTATATGGCTGACTATAACCGCCGTTTTGGCAAAGTACCGCGACATGATTTTGACGTACACCGTGCTGTAGAACATGATGAGGACCTGGGGCTTATTTTCACTGTTCGTGAAAAACGTAAAGTCTCAAAATCGTTGACGATACAATATGATAAAATGTTGTACCTGATTGAAGACAGCGAACTGAGTCGCCGTGCAATAGGTAAATATATCGATGTGTATCACTATCCTGATGGCAGAAAAGAGCTGCGCCTGAACGGTACGCTACTTCCCTACTCTACCTACGACCGACTGTCAGAAATCGACCAGGGCGCGATTGTCGATAACAAGCGTCTTGGCCGAACCCTGGAGTTTATCAGTCTGGTGCAGAGCAAGCGGGATAACACGCGCTCTCAGTCAATTCCCGCTGGAGATGGCCCTTCCCGACGACGGCCAAAGCAGGAAGGGAAGAAATCCCAGCGCTCACTGGATAATGATGACATGCTCGAAGCACTCAAACAGCTTCAGTCACGTTCAGAGGACATTTTTGGTAAAAGAGCCCGCTGA
- a CDS encoding DUF6904 family protein: MLRYELTPNNAGFILWGDSEALNELHELIHYIVDESPLIKVKDGFMLSLAYDIRKAREGNRRVEQHQYDQHDTYKLYGVELLWPLVLVQSSILRNSMGYIQTDKNQLSVMYAFEYLIESALTESERTTSNDIMLTVKYASDSDFNFIEDNIDSRCCYFISLSPEQRKKQLISIVRSFHSLWGKYAREKQDIKMLNEMNNTSWVWPDNINW; encoded by the coding sequence ATGCTTCGATACGAGTTAACGCCGAACAATGCAGGTTTTATACTGTGGGGAGATTCAGAAGCCCTGAATGAATTACATGAACTCATTCATTACATCGTGGATGAAAGCCCACTGATTAAAGTTAAAGACGGATTTATGTTATCCCTTGCCTATGATATTCGTAAAGCACGGGAAGGTAATCGTCGTGTTGAGCAACATCAGTATGATCAACATGATACATATAAGCTTTATGGTGTTGAGCTTTTATGGCCTCTGGTCCTGGTACAGTCCTCAATACTCAGAAACTCAATGGGTTATATTCAGACAGACAAAAACCAGCTGTCTGTCATGTATGCCTTTGAATACCTGATAGAATCAGCATTAACAGAGTCTGAGAGAACAACGTCGAATGATATTATGCTAACAGTAAAATATGCATCAGACTCTGATTTTAATTTCATTGAGGATAATATTGACAGCAGGTGCTGCTATTTTATCAGCCTATCTCCGGAGCAAAGAAAAAAGCAGTTAATCAGTATTGTTCGTTCTTTTCATTCATTATGGGGTAAGTATGCCCGTGAAAAGCAGGACATAAAGATGCTGAACGAAATGAATAATACATCATGGGTCTGGCCGGACAATATCAACTGGTGA
- a CDS encoding NAD(P)-dependent alcohol dehydrogenase: MKTVGYAAHASDAKLVPYHFERRDLRENDVAIEILYCGVCHSDLHTVNGDWGPQLYPLIPGHEIVGIVTSLGQNVKKYHVGDHVAVGCMVDSGMHCDQCEHGEEQFCRNGMTPTYGAPDRISGEVTQGGYSKHIVVREEFVLRVPENMDLAKTAPILCAGITTFSPLRTWNIGPGSRVGVIGLGGLGHMAVKLAVAMGAEVTVISRTKNKEEEAKALGAKGILPSSDAQVLQGSACAFDLIIDTAPVKHDLNIYTPLLDIDGSLVIVGQIGLMDEPLTIPLVMGRRRVAGSLIGGITETQEVLDFCAKHNVYPECEMIKIDQINDAFARLEQGDMAHRFVIDMASLSAE; the protein is encoded by the coding sequence ATGAAAACGGTTGGTTATGCCGCGCACGCTTCCGATGCGAAACTGGTTCCTTATCATTTCGAGCGTCGCGATTTACGTGAAAACGACGTCGCCATTGAAATTCTCTACTGCGGAGTTTGTCACTCAGACCTGCATACGGTTAATGGAGACTGGGGGCCACAGCTTTACCCGTTGATCCCGGGTCACGAAATTGTTGGCATTGTGACGTCACTAGGACAGAACGTCAAAAAGTATCATGTGGGCGATCATGTCGCTGTTGGTTGTATGGTGGACAGTGGTATGCACTGCGATCAGTGTGAACATGGTGAAGAACAGTTCTGTCGTAACGGGATGACGCCGACCTACGGCGCACCGGATCGCATTAGCGGCGAAGTCACTCAGGGCGGTTACTCCAAACATATTGTTGTGCGTGAAGAGTTTGTGCTGCGCGTACCGGAAAATATGGATCTGGCGAAAACCGCGCCGATTCTGTGCGCCGGTATCACGACATTCTCTCCGCTGCGTACCTGGAATATTGGCCCAGGCAGCCGCGTTGGCGTGATCGGATTAGGTGGCCTGGGCCATATGGCGGTTAAGCTGGCCGTGGCGATGGGGGCCGAGGTGACCGTCATCAGTCGAACCAAAAACAAAGAGGAGGAGGCAAAAGCGCTAGGTGCGAAAGGCATTCTGCCTTCTTCAGATGCGCAGGTATTGCAGGGCTCGGCCTGCGCATTCGATTTAATTATTGATACTGCGCCCGTTAAGCATGATCTGAATATCTACACACCGCTGTTAGATATTGATGGCTCGTTAGTCATTGTCGGCCAAATTGGTCTGATGGATGAACCGCTGACGATCCCTTTGGTAATGGGACGCCGCCGTGTTGCCGGTTCGCTGATTGGTGGCATTACAGAAACCCAGGAAGTGCTGGATTTCTGTGCGAAACATAATGTCTACCCTGAGTGTGAAATGATTAAAATCGATCAGATTAACGATGCTTTCGCTCGTCTTGAACAGGGTGATATGGCGCACCGTTTTGTTATTGATATGGCATCACTGAGCGCAGAATAA
- a CDS encoding DUF2255 family protein — translation MSWKLNLLAKIDEADDLKIAPFHPDMTTTGTPTWIWEVTVDNRLFVRAYNGKASKWYQAALAQRAGKILAIGQEFDVVFAAVSEPVLESKIDQAYRSKYASSSYVSAMTGPRARAATVEILPA, via the coding sequence ATGTCCTGGAAACTTAACCTGTTAGCAAAAATTGATGAGGCTGATGACCTCAAAATTGCGCCATTCCATCCTGATATGACGACCACCGGTACGCCAACATGGATCTGGGAAGTGACTGTAGATAACCGACTGTTTGTACGCGCATACAATGGCAAAGCATCAAAATGGTATCAGGCCGCGCTAGCTCAACGGGCGGGTAAGATTCTGGCTATTGGGCAGGAATTTGACGTTGTGTTTGCAGCAGTTTCAGAGCCCGTTCTGGAAAGCAAAATAGATCAAGCCTATCGTTCAAAATATGCCAGCAGCTCCTATGTATCCGCCATGACAGGGCCGCGAGCCAGAGCGGCAACAGTCGAGATATTACCAGCCTGA
- a CDS encoding alpha/beta hydrolase, with translation MTIKSPNRFFNGALLAGALALLSAESAVAQSIAGAADSSLPLVQTWDKTFPRSNKVEHQKVTFKNRYGITLAADVYLPKDRGNKKFAALVISGPFGAVKEQASGLYAQTLAERGFVTLAFDPSYTGESSGEPRNIASPDINTEDFMAAVDFIGLQSYVDRERIGVIGICGMGGIALNAVAVDKRVKAVVASTMYDMSRVMSKGYNDSVTPVQREQTLEKLSLQRWEDAANGKPAYQPAYNKLKGGEAQFLVDYADYYMTKRGYHPRAVNSGNSWSVTTPMSFMNFPLMTYIKEISPRPILFVHGEKAHSLYFSKTAYEAANQPKELLIVKGATHVDLYDRMDKIPFNGITEFFNKYLNKQ, from the coding sequence ATGACAATTAAATCCCCAAATCGCTTTTTTAATGGTGCACTCCTTGCCGGAGCGTTGGCTCTGCTTTCAGCAGAATCTGCGGTCGCCCAGTCAATAGCTGGTGCAGCAGATTCTTCATTACCTCTGGTTCAGACCTGGGATAAAACCTTCCCGAGGAGTAACAAGGTGGAACATCAAAAGGTAACGTTTAAAAACCGTTATGGTATTACGCTGGCCGCAGATGTTTATCTGCCTAAAGATCGCGGTAATAAGAAGTTTGCGGCACTGGTTATTTCCGGGCCTTTCGGCGCAGTAAAAGAGCAGGCATCAGGCCTTTACGCACAAACGTTAGCCGAGCGCGGATTCGTGACGCTGGCTTTTGATCCTTCTTATACAGGGGAAAGCAGTGGGGAACCACGCAATATAGCCTCCCCGGATATTAATACCGAAGACTTTATGGCTGCGGTGGATTTCATTGGATTACAATCCTATGTGGATCGGGAACGTATCGGCGTAATCGGTATCTGCGGTATGGGCGGGATTGCACTGAACGCTGTTGCTGTTGATAAACGCGTAAAAGCTGTTGTCGCCAGCACCATGTATGATATGAGCCGCGTTATGTCGAAAGGGTACAATGACAGCGTAACCCCGGTGCAACGTGAGCAGACACTTGAGAAGCTGAGCCTTCAACGCTGGGAAGATGCGGCAAACGGTAAACCGGCTTATCAGCCAGCTTACAATAAACTGAAGGGCGGCGAAGCGCAGTTCCTCGTGGACTATGCGGACTATTATATGACCAAACGAGGATATCATCCACGCGCCGTTAACTCAGGAAATTCATGGTCAGTGACAACGCCGATGTCATTTATGAATTTCCCTCTGATGACCTATATTAAGGAAATCTCTCCGCGTCCTATCTTATTTGTCCATGGTGAAAAAGCGCATTCGCTTTATTTCTCCAAAACAGCATATGAAGCGGCAAATCAGCCAAAAGAGCTTCTGATTGTCAAGGGTGCTACTCATGTTGATTTGTATGATCGAATGGATAAAATCCCGTTCAATGGCATAACGGAATTCTTCAATAAGTATCTAAATAAACAATAA
- a CDS encoding AraC family transcriptional regulator yields the protein MVSDRSVEELLGALTRDIALRTPGTGDFPTALDGLELFRRNEPASPVSCLVPPSVVLVTDGAKIMWVGGQPYKYDTEKFLITSLDLPASSEVLKASSSRPCVGIAYKLDQRVLMELIAQGSLPPVKKRDLGAGVGIGTVTDVLLETFCRLLSLLDEPEAIPILGPLIQREIHYRLLMSDQSDHLRQIAAVDGHGYRIGKAIDWLKTNISSPLRIEELASRVQMSTPSFHHHFRQLAGMSPLRYQKWLRLNEARRLMLNEHNDVTTAAFTVGYESLSHFSREYTRMFGVSPKRDITVLRQSASKR from the coding sequence ATGGTGTCAGACAGATCGGTTGAGGAATTACTCGGTGCGCTTACCCGGGATATCGCACTGCGTACGCCAGGCACCGGTGATTTCCCCACAGCATTAGACGGACTGGAATTATTCCGGCGAAATGAGCCTGCTTCCCCGGTAAGCTGCCTGGTTCCTCCCAGCGTCGTACTGGTGACCGATGGTGCGAAGATCATGTGGGTTGGGGGTCAGCCTTATAAATATGATACGGAAAAATTCCTGATCACCTCTCTCGACCTGCCCGCAAGTTCAGAAGTGCTTAAAGCATCGTCATCCCGTCCGTGCGTCGGCATAGCCTATAAACTCGACCAGCGTGTATTGATGGAGTTAATTGCGCAGGGAAGTCTGCCGCCTGTCAAAAAGCGAGATTTGGGGGCTGGTGTCGGAATAGGTACCGTTACCGATGTCCTGCTTGAGACTTTTTGCCGTCTGCTTTCATTGCTTGACGAGCCAGAAGCAATCCCGATTCTTGGTCCACTTATTCAACGGGAAATACATTACCGGCTGCTGATGAGTGACCAGTCCGATCATCTCAGACAGATTGCAGCCGTTGACGGGCATGGCTACCGTATCGGCAAAGCAATTGACTGGCTGAAAACCAATATCTCATCACCTTTACGTATCGAGGAGCTCGCGAGTCGTGTGCAGATGAGCACGCCCTCTTTCCACCATCATTTCAGGCAACTTGCGGGAATGAGTCCGCTCCGTTATCAGAAATGGCTGCGTCTTAATGAAGCACGACGGCTGATGCTCAATGAGCATAATGATGTCACCACGGCGGCGTTTACTGTTGGCTATGAGAGCTTATCTCATTTCAGTCGCGAATATACGCGGATGTTTGGCGTATCACCAAAAAGAGATATTACTGTGCTGAGGCAGTCAGCCAGTAAGCGCTAA